One window of the Macrobrachium nipponense isolate FS-2020 chromosome 22, ASM1510439v2, whole genome shotgun sequence genome contains the following:
- the LOC135198641 gene encoding techylectin-5B-like: MALSSATFLAGLVLLLVVRHPALSSSVPSQGQGVSSSEEVFARNCLELLHQGVTLSGVYTIHPYDSFPEHPVQVLCDMDTMGGGWTVIQRRDDIQPRKDFYLTWMEYALGFGNLSGEFWLGLDHIHALTDQAYNELLFNLHDFEGEERHALYNFFYVYDRNSDYLMEVNGYSGDAGDSFAYHNGHYFSTKDRDLDNSTKDDCAERYSGAWWYNACHHCNLNGLYLSGQHESYADGIEWSSWHGNYYSLKKTEMKIRPAYDH; this comes from the exons ATGGCCCTGTCGTCAGCGACATTTCTAGCGGGCCTTGTGCTCCTGCTGGTGGTACGACACCCGGCTCTCTCCTCCTCCGTCCCTAGCCAAGGGCAAGGTGTCTCTTCGTCTGAAGAGGTCTTTGCCCGGAATTGCCTCGAACTTCTGCATCAGGGAGTCACCCTCAGTGGTGTCTACACGATCCACCCTTACGACAGCTTCCCTGAGCATCCCGTGCAG GTATTATGCGACATGGACACCATGGGAGGTGGTTGGACTGTCATCCAGAGAAGGGACGACATCCAACCAAGGAAGGACTTCTACCTCACTTGGATGGAGTACGCCCTGGGCTTTGGGAACCTCAGCGGGGAATTCTGGCTGGGCCTGGACCACATCCACGCGCTGACGGACCAAGCCTATAACGAGCTCTTGTTCAACTTGCACGACTTCGAGGGCGAAGAACGTCACGCCCTCTACAACTTCTTCTACGTATACGACAGGAACTCGGATTACCTGATGGAGGTCAACGGGTACTCGGGCGATGCCGGGGACTCTTTCGCGTATCATAACGGGCATTACTTCTCGACCAAAGACAGAGATCTTGATAATAGTACCAAGGATGATTGTGCTGAGAG GTACTCAGGCGCTTGGTGGTACAACGCATGTCATCACTGCAATTTGAATGGCCTTTATCTCTCCGGACAACACGAGTCCTACGCCGACGGTATTGAATGGAGTTCTTGGCATGGTAACTATTATTCCCTCAAGAAAACGGAAATGAAGATCAGGCCGGCGTATGACCATTAG